A single Candidatus Thermoplasmatota archaeon DNA region contains:
- the gmhB gene encoding D-glycero-beta-D-manno-heptose 1,7-bisphosphate 7-phosphatase has protein sequence MDKVVFLDRDGTISRDSVDHIKSWEEFVFLPNAREGIALLTKHGFHIIIITNQSVIARKMMTRAELNRLHKNMVHEIKKVGGRIDKIYFCPHHPDDGCSCRKPQPGLIQQAIRENKIDPKKAYMVGDRIMDIQVGKAVGCATILIANDRGIAELKENRVQPEYIAQDLMDAAQWIIKDFSSK, from the coding sequence ATGGATAAAGTTGTTTTTCTTGATCGTGATGGAACGATCAGCAGGGACAGTGTTGATCATATTAAGTCATGGGAGGAGTTTGTTTTCCTTCCGAATGCAAGAGAGGGGATCGCATTACTTACCAAGCATGGATTTCATATTATCATTATTACAAATCAGTCAGTGATCGCTCGTAAGATGATGACACGCGCAGAGTTGAATCGATTGCATAAAAACATGGTCCATGAGATTAAAAAAGTTGGCGGACGTATCGATAAAATCTATTTCTGTCCACACCATCCTGATGATGGATGTAGCTGCCGGAAGCCACAGCCAGGATTGATTCAGCAGGCGATCAGGGAAAACAAGATTGATCCGAAAAAAGCCTACATGGTTGGTGATCGAATCATGGATATTCAGGTTGGAAAGGCAGTTGGATGTGCTACGATTTTGATTGCCAATGACCGAGGAATAGCTGAACTCAAGGAAAACAGGGTGCAACCTGAGTACATCGCGCAGGATCTCATGGACGCTGCGCAGTGGATCATCAAAGATTTTTCATCAAAATAA